DNA sequence from the Deltaproteobacteria bacterium genome:
CTCACCCCACTTGAGTTTCTCGCGCAAAATTTCGTAGTAGCTGCGCGACGGCAGCTTGATCAACGACACCGGCATGCCGTAATCGCGCGCTTCGACTTTATCGCCGTTGTGCAAGCGCACGCCCGTTTGGCCGTCCGGACTGAAGATCACCGTGTCGCCGAAGGAGCGCAAGGTGACGCGGATGGTCGCGTTGCTCGGCACGACGATCGGCCGGTTGGTCAGCGTGTGCGGACAGATCGGCGCCAGCACGATGGCGCCCAACGTCGGTTCGAGAATCGGCCCCGCGGCGGCGAGAGAATACGCCGTGGAGCCGGTCGGCGTCGAGATTATTAAACCGTCGGCGCGGTAGGTGCACAGATAGTCGGCGCCGACATAAGTTTCCAGATCGATGATCCGGCTGCGCGCGCCCTTGGCGATCACCGCGTCGTTGAGAATGCGAAACTTGCGCGAGCGGCCTTTCTTGTTGATCACTTTCACTTGCAAGGTCATGCGCGGTTCGACTTCGTAGTCGCCTTCGAGGGTTTTGCGCAGCACCGCTTCCAATTCATTGACCGCGACCTCGGTGATAAAACCCAAGCCGCCCAGGTTAACGCCGAGGATCGGCACTTCCGGACGCACCACCAGCGGCGCGATGTTGAGCAGCGTCCCGTCGCCGCCCAAGGAGATAATCAGGTCCGCCTCCAGCGCCATCTCTTTCTTGGTGCAAGAGCGCGCACCCGTGCGTACCAGACCGTTTTCGACGCAGACTTTTATGCCGCGCTTCTTAAGCCAGGGAATAAGCCAGCGGACCATCTTGGCGGCCTTGGGCTCGTGGTATTTGGCAACTAAGCCGACGGTGCGTATCATTGCGGCATTGACTCCAGCGCGAGATTATCACAGGAAGAAAAAAAATGTCCATGATCGGCAGGGGAAACGAGTTTGATTATCCCGATTGTGTGAAATTTCAGAACAAGAATATTCACCACAGAGATCACAGAGTTCACAGAGGCAGGAGCTAATCGATTTCTTTTTTTGCGCCCTGTGCGCTGCCGATCGCCCTGAGCTTCGTCGAAGGGTGCGGTCAATTCATCCGCATCAAACTACCATCTGGCGCAAGCGCGAGCTGAGATAATCGACGAACATGACCAAAGCGATCAACACCAAGACGATCGCCGCCGCTTCTTGATATTGGAAAGTGCGAAAGCTGGTGTTCATCAAGTAGCCGATGCCGCCGGCGCCGATCAAACCCAAGACCGAAGCGGCGCGGATGTTGGTTTCGAAACGGTACAGCGTAAACGAAATCAAATCGGGAAGAATCTGGGGCAGCACGGCGAATGACAGTATCTGCGAGTAGCCCGCGCCGGTGGCGCGCACCGCATCGACTACGCCTTCGTCGATGTTCTCGACTGACTCGGATAGAAGCTTGCCCAGCACCGTCGCCGTGTGAATCGCCAACGCCAGCGTGCCGGCGAAAGCGCCCAAACCCACCGCCGCGACGAACAGCAAACCGAGGGCGAGATCGGGGATCGTG
Encoded proteins:
- a CDS encoding NAD(+) kinase encodes the protein MIRTVGLVAKYHEPKAAKMVRWLIPWLKKRGIKVCVENGLVRTGARSCTKKEMALEADLIISLGGDGTLLNIAPLVVRPEVPILGVNLGGLGFITEVAVNELEAVLRKTLEGDYEVEPRMTLQVKVINKKGRSRKFRILNDAVIAKGARSRIIDLETYVGADYLCTYRADGLIISTPTGSTAYSLAAAGPILEPTLGAIVLAPICPHTLTNRPIVVPSNATIRVTLRSFGDTVIFSPDGQTGVRLHNGDKVEARDYGMPVSLIKLPSRSYYEILREKLKWGER